From Ramlibacter agri, a single genomic window includes:
- the neuC gene encoding UDP-N-acetylglucosamine 2-epimerase, which yields MKKILAITGIRSDYDLMSALYRRLQADPQADLRLLVGGAHLSRTYGHSIDQIRADGLQVLLAVESLIDSDTPSSRLKSASILLQGAIDAVASWQPDAIVYAGDREEVWIGAMLGAYLEIPTVHFYGGDHTMSGYVDNPVRHAASKLSTYHLVAVEAHRQRLLRLGEPDERIRVVGNLSLDNFRAHRAIPREQLQQRLGLPAALGDYALVMFHPDPVERDIAPQVLGRMLDALAAHGLGAVVGYPNSDPANRGLVEAIEQRRDQPRFFAYRNLERDDFLSVYKNARLIIGNSSSGILEAASVPLAAVDVGVRQRGRLAGANVVFCDADRAAIDAAIARVLSPAFGAIVAQVVNPYGSGDASERAAQFLLHTDLRALRPKTEDPLVAGGRNP from the coding sequence GTGAAGAAGATCCTGGCCATCACCGGCATCCGGTCCGACTACGACCTCATGAGCGCGCTGTACCGGCGGCTGCAGGCCGATCCGCAGGCAGATCTGCGCCTGCTGGTCGGCGGCGCGCATCTCTCGCGCACCTACGGGCACAGCATCGACCAGATCCGCGCCGATGGCCTGCAGGTGCTGCTGGCCGTCGAAAGCCTGATCGATTCGGACACGCCGTCCTCGCGGCTGAAGTCCGCGAGCATCCTGCTGCAAGGCGCCATCGATGCCGTCGCGTCCTGGCAGCCCGATGCCATCGTCTACGCCGGTGACCGCGAGGAAGTGTGGATAGGCGCGATGCTGGGCGCCTACCTCGAGATCCCGACCGTCCATTTCTACGGCGGCGACCACACGATGAGCGGCTACGTGGACAACCCGGTGCGGCACGCGGCCTCCAAGCTCTCCACCTACCACCTGGTGGCCGTCGAGGCCCATCGCCAGCGCCTGCTGCGCCTGGGCGAGCCCGACGAGCGCATCCGCGTGGTCGGCAACCTGTCGCTGGACAATTTCCGTGCCCACCGCGCGATCCCGCGCGAACAATTGCAGCAGCGCCTCGGCCTGCCGGCGGCGCTGGGCGACTACGCGCTGGTCATGTTCCACCCGGACCCGGTGGAGCGAGACATCGCGCCGCAAGTTCTGGGACGCATGCTCGACGCACTGGCGGCACACGGCCTCGGCGCGGTGGTCGGCTACCCCAATTCGGATCCGGCCAATCGCGGCCTGGTCGAGGCCATCGAGCAGCGGCGCGACCAGCCGCGCTTCTTCGCCTACCGCAACCTCGAGCGCGACGATTTCCTGTCGGTCTACAAGAACGCCCGCCTCATCATCGGCAATTCGTCCTCGGGCATCCTGGAGGCGGCCAGCGTGCCGCTGGCGGCGGTCGACGTGGGCGTGCGCCAGCGGGGCCGCCTCGCCGGTGCCAACGTCGTCTTCTGCGATGCCGATCGCGCCGCGATCGATGCCGCGATTGCGCGCGTGCTGTCGCCGGCGTTCGGTGCGATCGTCGCCCAGGTCGTGAACCCCTATGGCAGCGGCGATGCCAGCGAGCGCGCCGCGCAATTCCTGTTGCACACCGACCTGCGCGCGCTGCGCCCCAAGACCGAAGACCCGCTAGTCGCGGGCGGAAGGAATCCATGA
- a CDS encoding WbqC family protein: protein MIVSIHQPGYFPWLGLLHKIAGSDTLVVMDEVQLSDSLYQHRNLFLTAQGEAKYLSIPFVRKGYLQRRFRDIELADPAWARKHRDFLQANYRRHPAYGEVMPKVEAFLAMPHATLFDVVFASMRLALEWLEIPTRLVLQSSLDYDRAAKRGELVVALAQAAGASCYLSGTGAQAYQDESAFGSMALRYDRFVHPEYPQKNAATFVPGLSCLDLLFNVGCERARSFLGVEEAA from the coding sequence ATGATCGTGTCCATCCACCAGCCCGGTTACTTTCCGTGGCTTGGGCTGCTGCACAAGATCGCCGGCAGCGACACGCTGGTCGTCATGGACGAAGTGCAGCTGAGCGACAGCCTGTACCAGCACCGCAACCTGTTCCTCACGGCGCAGGGCGAGGCGAAGTACCTGTCCATTCCGTTCGTGCGCAAAGGCTACCTGCAGCGGCGCTTTCGCGACATCGAACTGGCCGACCCCGCCTGGGCCCGCAAGCACCGGGATTTCCTGCAGGCCAATTACCGGCGCCACCCGGCCTATGGCGAAGTGATGCCCAAGGTCGAAGCCTTCCTGGCGATGCCCCATGCGACACTGTTCGACGTGGTGTTCGCTTCGATGCGGCTGGCGCTGGAGTGGCTGGAGATCCCGACCCGCCTGGTGCTGCAAAGCAGCCTGGACTACGACCGCGCCGCGAAGCGCGGCGAGCTCGTCGTCGCCCTGGCGCAAGCCGCCGGCGCGAGCTGCTATCTCTCCGGCACCGGGGCCCAGGCCTACCAGGACGAGTCCGCTTTCGGCTCCATGGCCCTGCGCTACGATCGCTTCGTGCATCCCGAGTACCCCCAGAAGAACGCTGCCACCTTCGTGCCCGGCCTGTCCTGCCTGGACCTGCTGTTCAACGTCGGTTGCGAGCGTGCGCGCAGTTTTCTCGGCGTGGAGGAAGCGGCGTGA
- the neuB gene encoding N-acetylneuraminate synthase, with the protein MTPWDQKVFVIGEAGVNHNGDLGMALRLVDAAADAGCDAVKFQTFRAEALVTRAARMADYQQANTGRAETQFEMLQRLELSQEAHHKLLAHAARRGILLFSTAFDLDSVEFLASLKLPLWKIPSGEITNLPYLERIGRQRQPVILSTGMANLAEAAQALDVLLAQGCSREQVCVLHCNTEYPTPFGDVNLRAMARMGEALGTAYGYSDHTSGIAIACGAVALGARCIEKHFTLDRNLPGPDHVASLEPAELAAMVAGIRAVEAGLGDGIKRPSPSEAKNVAVARKSIVAARAIAAGELLDEQNLTVKRPGTGISPMRWHEVVGRRAQRDYAADEPIEPGA; encoded by the coding sequence ATGACGCCCTGGGACCAGAAAGTTTTCGTGATCGGCGAGGCCGGGGTCAACCACAACGGCGATCTCGGCATGGCGCTGCGCCTGGTCGACGCCGCCGCCGATGCCGGCTGCGACGCGGTCAAGTTCCAGACCTTCCGGGCCGAGGCGCTCGTGACCCGCGCGGCGCGGATGGCCGATTACCAGCAGGCGAACACCGGCCGCGCCGAGACCCAGTTCGAGATGTTGCAGCGCCTGGAGCTGAGCCAGGAAGCGCATCACAAGCTGCTCGCGCATGCGGCCAGGCGCGGCATCCTGCTGTTCTCCACCGCCTTCGACCTGGACAGCGTGGAGTTCCTGGCGAGCCTGAAGCTGCCGCTGTGGAAGATCCCGTCCGGCGAGATCACGAACCTGCCTTACCTGGAGCGCATCGGCCGCCAGCGCCAGCCCGTGATCCTGTCCACCGGCATGGCGAACCTGGCCGAAGCGGCGCAGGCGCTGGACGTGCTGCTGGCCCAGGGCTGCAGCCGCGAGCAGGTCTGCGTGCTCCACTGCAACACCGAATACCCGACGCCCTTCGGGGACGTGAACCTGCGCGCCATGGCGCGCATGGGCGAGGCGCTGGGCACGGCCTATGGCTACTCGGACCACACGAGCGGCATCGCCATCGCCTGCGGCGCCGTGGCCTTGGGCGCGCGCTGCATCGAAAAGCATTTCACGCTGGATCGCAACTTGCCGGGCCCGGACCACGTGGCGAGCCTGGAGCCGGCGGAACTGGCCGCGATGGTCGCCGGCATCCGCGCGGTGGAAGCCGGCCTGGGTGACGGCATCAAGAGGCCTTCGCCCAGCGAGGCCAAGAACGTGGCGGTGGCCCGCAAGTCCATCGTCGCGGCGCGCGCGATCGCCGCGGGCGAACTGCTGGACGAACAGAACCTGACGGTGAAGCGGCCGGGCACTGGCATTTCGCCGATGCGCTGGCATGAAGTCGTGGGACGCCGCGCGCAACGCGACTACGCGGCCGACGAACCGATCGAGCCCGGCGCATGA
- a CDS encoding NeuD/PglB/VioB family sugar acetyltransferase, with the protein MKIVLVGGGGHCLACADVIAAAGREAAGVLDAREGTAPAGLAWLGDDRWMASPEAAAMEFIVTVGQTGSADLRRRLFERILAAGRPLATVRSPHAVIGREAQLGAGSIAMHRAVLNANARVGRNCIVNTGAIVEHDAVVADHCHVSTGAILNGGVIVEEGVLVGSGAVVLQGLRIGAGAIIGAGAVVTHDLPAGTWVGVPARRQA; encoded by the coding sequence ATGAAGATCGTTCTGGTGGGAGGCGGCGGACATTGCCTGGCTTGCGCGGACGTCATCGCGGCCGCCGGGCGCGAGGCCGCCGGCGTGCTCGATGCGCGCGAGGGCACGGCGCCCGCGGGCCTGGCCTGGCTGGGCGACGACCGCTGGATGGCATCGCCCGAAGCCGCGGCCATGGAATTCATCGTCACGGTGGGCCAGACCGGCAGCGCCGACCTGCGGCGCCGCCTGTTCGAGCGCATCCTGGCCGCTGGCCGGCCGCTCGCCACCGTCCGTTCGCCGCATGCCGTGATCGGGCGCGAGGCGCAGCTGGGCGCGGGCAGCATCGCCATGCACCGCGCCGTGCTGAACGCGAATGCGCGCGTGGGGCGCAACTGCATCGTGAACACCGGCGCGATCGTGGAACACGACGCGGTGGTGGCGGACCACTGCCACGTCTCCACCGGCGCCATCCTCAATGGCGGCGTGATCGTGGAAGAGGGCGTGCTGGTGGGCAGCGGCGCGGTGGTGCTGCAAGGTCTGCGCATCGGCGCCGGCGCGATCATCGGGGCCGGCGCGGTCGTCACGCACGACCTGCCGGCCGGAACCTGGGTCGGCGTGCCCGCAAGGAGGCAGGCATGA
- a CDS encoding LegC family aminotransferase: MSELRAPLRELLAFVRELYGAAGPIPLHAPVFAGNEKRYLAECIDTTFVSSVGPFVDCFEQMMQDITGAKYAVATMNGTAALHMALILAGVTDGDEVITQPLSFVATCNALAYQRAQPVFVDIDPDTLSLSPAALKEFLESRCERVAGACRHRETGRRIAAVVPMHTFGLPGRAQELAEICERWHLVLVEDAAESLGSTIGGRHTGTFGKLGTFSFNGNKTVTSGGGGAVVTDDPALARRAKHLTTTAKVPHRWDFFHDEVGFNYRLPNLNAAVACAQLEQLEGFLANKRATAQAYAARCAQLGIPFAQELAGTRSNFWLNAILVDDAAERDAFLQAANDGGIQARPVWQLMPELPAFASATCGPLDHARAAAARIVNLPSSVRP, translated from the coding sequence ATGTCTGAGCTCCGGGCGCCGCTGCGGGAACTGCTTGCCTTCGTGCGCGAGCTCTATGGCGCCGCCGGTCCCATTCCCCTGCACGCGCCGGTGTTCGCCGGCAACGAGAAGCGCTACCTGGCAGAGTGCATCGACACGACCTTCGTGTCCTCGGTCGGGCCTTTCGTGGACTGCTTCGAGCAGATGATGCAGGACATCACCGGCGCGAAGTACGCCGTCGCCACCATGAACGGCACCGCGGCGCTGCACATGGCGCTGATCCTGGCCGGCGTGACGGACGGCGACGAGGTGATCACGCAGCCGCTGTCCTTCGTCGCGACCTGCAACGCGCTGGCCTACCAGCGGGCGCAGCCGGTGTTCGTCGACATCGATCCCGACACCTTGAGCCTGTCGCCCGCGGCGCTGAAGGAATTTCTGGAAAGCCGTTGCGAGCGCGTGGCCGGCGCCTGCCGCCACCGCGAGACCGGCCGCCGCATCGCCGCCGTCGTGCCCATGCACACCTTCGGCCTGCCGGGCCGCGCGCAGGAACTGGCCGAGATCTGCGAACGCTGGCACCTGGTGCTGGTCGAGGATGCCGCCGAGTCGCTGGGCTCCACCATTGGCGGCCGCCACACCGGCACCTTCGGAAAGCTCGGCACCTTCAGCTTCAACGGCAACAAGACGGTCACCAGCGGCGGCGGCGGCGCGGTGGTCACCGACGACCCGGCGCTGGCACGGCGCGCCAAGCACCTCACCACCACCGCGAAGGTGCCGCACCGCTGGGATTTCTTCCACGACGAGGTCGGCTTCAACTACCGGCTGCCCAACCTCAATGCGGCGGTCGCGTGCGCGCAGCTGGAGCAGCTGGAAGGCTTCCTGGCGAACAAGCGCGCGACGGCGCAGGCCTATGCGGCGCGCTGCGCGCAGCTGGGGATTCCGTTCGCGCAGGAGCTTGCGGGCACCCGTTCCAATTTCTGGCTCAATGCGATCCTGGTCGACGACGCCGCGGAACGCGACGCCTTCCTGCAGGCCGCCAACGACGGCGGCATCCAGGCGCGGCCGGTCTGGCAGCTGATGCCGGAGCTGCCGGCTTTCGCCTCGGCGACCTGCGGGCCGCTGGACCACGCGCGCGCGGCCGCCGCGCGCATCGTCAACCTTCCCAGCAGCGTGCGGCCATGA
- a CDS encoding NAD-dependent 4,6-dehydratase LegB, which yields MGKAKALVTGGDGFIGSHLVELLVASGYDVTALAVYNSNNDWGWLETVDCRDRIRVVSGDVRDPHFCRTLVAGQDIVFNLAALIAIPYSYVAPDSYVDTNVKGTLNLCQAAKEHGVKRFIQTSTSEVYGSALYVPIDEKHPLQPQSPYSASKIGSDAMAMSFHYAFGLPVTVARPFNTYGPRQSARAVIPTIITQIAAGRTRIELGDTRPTRDFNYVEDTCRGLLLLAECEAAIGKTVNIGSNYEISVGDTLETIRRLMGSEVEFVCDPARLRPENSEVQRLWCDNTLIRSLTGFEPRYTLEQGLARSIEWFRQPANLTRYKADLYNV from the coding sequence ATGGGCAAGGCAAAGGCATTGGTGACGGGGGGCGATGGCTTCATCGGCTCGCACCTGGTGGAACTGCTGGTGGCGTCGGGCTACGACGTGACGGCGCTGGCGGTCTACAACTCGAACAACGACTGGGGCTGGCTGGAGACGGTCGATTGCCGCGACCGCATCCGCGTGGTCAGCGGCGACGTGCGCGACCCGCACTTCTGCCGCACCCTGGTCGCGGGGCAGGACATCGTCTTCAACCTGGCGGCGCTGATCGCGATTCCCTATTCCTACGTCGCGCCGGACAGCTACGTCGACACCAACGTCAAGGGCACGCTGAACCTGTGCCAGGCGGCGAAGGAGCACGGCGTGAAGCGCTTCATCCAGACCTCCACCTCCGAGGTCTATGGCAGCGCCCTCTACGTTCCCATCGACGAGAAGCATCCGTTGCAGCCGCAGTCGCCGTACAGCGCCAGCAAGATCGGCTCCGACGCGATGGCGATGAGCTTCCACTACGCCTTCGGCCTGCCGGTGACGGTGGCGCGGCCGTTCAACACCTACGGGCCGCGCCAGAGCGCGCGGGCCGTGATCCCGACCATCATCACGCAGATCGCCGCCGGCCGCACCCGCATCGAGCTGGGCGACACGCGGCCCACGCGCGACTTCAACTACGTCGAGGACACCTGCCGCGGCCTGCTGCTGCTGGCCGAATGCGAGGCGGCCATCGGCAAGACGGTGAACATCGGTTCCAACTACGAGATTTCCGTTGGCGACACGCTGGAGACCATCCGTCGGCTGATGGGTTCCGAGGTGGAATTCGTATGCGATCCTGCCCGCCTGCGGCCCGAGAACTCCGAGGTCCAGCGCCTCTGGTGCGACAACACGCTGATCCGCAGCCTCACGGGCTTCGAGCCGCGGTACACGCTGGAACAGGGGCTGGCGCGCAGCATCGAATGGTTCCGCCAGCCTGCCAACCTCACGCGCTACAAGGCTGATCTCTACAATGTCTGA
- the asnB gene encoding asparagine synthase (glutamine-hydrolyzing) has translation MCGIFGYWDRQRRALSPEDLAAMGERLRHRGPDDAGIASQPGRGVAVGNRRLSIIDLAGGHQPFVSDDGQVAVVQNGEIFNYVELAAELRAQGVALHTHSDTEVILRLYEREGIACLRRLNGMFAIAIDDAREDAVYLARDRIGVKPLYFHDDGRRMLFASELKALRAGGLQPALDLEAVHHYLTFNYIPAPWTIWQGVKHVMPGCWMRFTRSGVHSERWWDLSAQREQDHDFGAWAEEFLAILDDATRIRLRADVPWGAFLSGGVDSSTIVALMARHVKEPVKTFCIGFADPRFDESRYAAEAAARFGCAHTMEVAELNMLDRWPQVLYHLDQPHGDASFMPTLRVSELAAKHVKVVLTGDGGDELFAGYEKYEDFFARPEAAAMDEEAFRRAYFDSISLFAPQDKQSLYRPEVAAQLAGIDSYTVAARPWFEQAAHYDRVNQALYLDMQLLLSGNNLVKPDRMGMAVSIEARTPFLDWRMMEFAFRARGATKLAADGDKKHWYKKAVEPLIGHDLAYRKKQMFTVPVGEWFRKESYPWLAGLLQGSPLLQRLFRPAAVQGLLERHREGKANHTRELRALAALALWDHGEGGAG, from the coding sequence ATGTGCGGCATCTTCGGCTACTGGGACCGGCAGCGGCGCGCCCTCTCGCCCGAGGACCTGGCCGCCATGGGCGAGCGCCTGCGGCACCGCGGGCCGGACGACGCCGGCATCGCCTCGCAGCCGGGGCGCGGTGTCGCGGTCGGCAACCGGCGCCTGTCCATCATCGACCTCGCCGGCGGCCACCAGCCCTTCGTGTCCGACGACGGCCAGGTCGCCGTGGTGCAGAACGGCGAGATCTTCAACTACGTGGAACTGGCGGCCGAACTGCGCGCCCAGGGCGTGGCCCTGCACACGCATTCGGACACCGAGGTCATCCTGCGCCTGTACGAGCGGGAGGGCATCGCCTGCCTGCGCCGGCTGAACGGCATGTTCGCGATCGCGATCGACGATGCGCGGGAAGACGCGGTCTACCTGGCGCGCGATCGCATCGGCGTCAAGCCGCTGTACTTCCACGACGACGGCCGGCGCATGCTGTTCGCGTCCGAGCTGAAGGCGCTGCGCGCCGGCGGCCTGCAGCCGGCGCTGGACCTGGAAGCAGTCCACCACTACCTCACCTTCAACTACATTCCCGCGCCCTGGACCATCTGGCAGGGGGTGAAGCACGTCATGCCTGGCTGCTGGATGCGCTTCACGCGCAGCGGCGTGCACAGCGAGCGCTGGTGGGACCTGTCGGCGCAGCGCGAGCAGGACCACGACTTCGGTGCGTGGGCCGAGGAGTTCCTCGCCATCCTCGACGATGCGACCCGGATCCGCCTGCGCGCCGACGTGCCCTGGGGCGCCTTCCTTTCCGGCGGCGTCGATTCGAGCACCATCGTCGCCCTGATGGCGCGCCACGTGAAGGAGCCGGTCAAGACCTTCTGCATCGGCTTTGCCGACCCGCGCTTCGACGAGTCGCGCTATGCGGCGGAGGCGGCGGCGCGCTTCGGCTGCGCCCACACCATGGAAGTGGCGGAGCTGAACATGCTGGATCGCTGGCCGCAGGTGCTGTACCACCTGGACCAGCCGCATGGCGACGCTTCCTTCATGCCGACCTTGCGCGTGAGCGAGCTCGCAGCGAAGCACGTGAAGGTGGTGCTCACCGGCGACGGCGGCGACGAGCTGTTTGCCGGCTACGAGAAGTACGAGGATTTCTTCGCGCGCCCAGAGGCGGCCGCGATGGACGAAGAAGCCTTCCGCCGTGCCTATTTCGATTCCATCTCGCTGTTCGCGCCGCAGGACAAGCAGTCGCTGTACCGGCCCGAGGTGGCGGCGCAGCTGGCCGGCATCGACAGCTACACCGTCGCGGCGCGGCCCTGGTTCGAGCAGGCGGCGCATTACGACCGCGTGAACCAGGCGCTGTACCTGGACATGCAGCTGCTGCTTTCGGGCAACAACCTGGTCAAGCCGGACCGCATGGGCATGGCGGTGTCGATCGAGGCGCGCACGCCCTTCCTCGACTGGCGGATGATGGAGTTCGCCTTCCGCGCCCGCGGCGCCACCAAGCTGGCGGCCGATGGCGACAAGAAGCACTGGTACAAGAAGGCCGTGGAGCCGCTGATCGGCCACGACCTCGCCTACCGGAAGAAGCAGATGTTCACGGTGCCGGTGGGCGAGTGGTTCCGCAAGGAGAGCTATCCCTGGCTGGCCGGCCTGCTGCAAGGCAGCCCGCTGCTGCAGCGCCTGTTCCGCCCGGCCGCCGTGCAGGGCCTGCTGGAGCGGCATCGCGAAGGCAAGGCCAACCACACCCGCGAGTTGCGCGCCCTGGCGGCCCTGGCCTTGTGGGATCACGGCGAAGGGGGTGCCGGATAA
- a CDS encoding sugar transferase, with product MDVLLAAIALVLLSPVLLLVALAVALESGWPVLFKQQRVGQGEREFGIYKFRSMVKNAAAIGPYHTSANDPRITRVGRFIRRTSLDELPQLLNVLKGDMSLVGPRPDVPAQRALYTPQDWRLRCSVRPGITGLAQALLRSEATTEQRRDLDLRYVREHSVGMDLRIMALTVGRLAGKGSN from the coding sequence ATGGACGTCCTGCTGGCCGCAATCGCGCTGGTGCTGCTGTCGCCGGTGCTGCTGCTCGTGGCGCTGGCCGTGGCCCTGGAAAGCGGCTGGCCGGTGCTGTTCAAGCAGCAGCGGGTGGGGCAGGGCGAGCGCGAGTTCGGCATCTACAAGTTCCGCAGCATGGTCAAGAACGCGGCGGCGATCGGCCCGTACCACACGTCGGCGAACGACCCGCGCATCACCCGCGTGGGCCGCTTCATCCGCCGTACCAGCCTGGACGAACTGCCGCAACTGCTGAACGTGCTGAAGGGCGACATGAGCCTGGTCGGCCCGCGCCCGGACGTGCCAGCGCAGCGTGCCCTGTACACGCCGCAGGACTGGCGCCTGCGCTGCAGCGTGCGACCGGGCATCACCGGCCTGGCGCAGGCGCTGCTGCGCTCCGAGGCAACGACCGAGCAGCGGCGGGACCTCGACCTGCGTTACGTGCGCGAACACAGCGTCGGCATGGACCTGCGCATCATGGCGCTGACCGTGGGCCGGCTCGCCGGCAAGGGAAGCAACTAG
- a CDS encoding aldolase/citrate lyase family protein, protein MLELIQITNDPAFAQRCDALGGFRLFVDLERTGKAERQAGRNTFISTHGLEDVGRVKRTLRASRLMARVNPLHAGSAAEVAGVLAQGADCVMLPMFTQAAELAEFIRIVDGRAPVVALLETAGALATVEDWAGLAGLQEVYVGLNDLHLSLGQRFMFQPLAEGAVERVARIAQARGKRFGFGGIARVDEGLLPGRDVLGEHLRLGSGAVILSRTFHGGNAEAVFEDEVAALRSAEAQLALRSPQQVQADAERVRATIARIATELAARA, encoded by the coding sequence ATGCTCGAGCTGATCCAGATCACCAACGATCCGGCGTTTGCGCAACGCTGCGACGCGTTGGGCGGCTTCCGGCTGTTCGTCGACCTCGAGCGCACAGGCAAGGCCGAGCGCCAGGCCGGCCGCAACACCTTCATCAGCACGCATGGCCTGGAAGACGTGGGCCGCGTGAAGCGCACCTTGCGTGCCTCGCGCCTGATGGCGCGCGTGAATCCCCTGCATGCCGGCAGCGCCGCCGAAGTGGCCGGCGTGCTGGCGCAGGGCGCCGATTGCGTCATGCTGCCGATGTTCACGCAGGCGGCGGAGCTGGCCGAATTCATCCGGATCGTCGATGGCCGCGCGCCAGTAGTGGCGCTGCTGGAGACCGCCGGTGCTCTTGCGACCGTCGAAGACTGGGCCGGCCTGGCTGGCCTGCAGGAGGTCTATGTCGGCCTCAACGACCTGCACCTTTCGCTGGGCCAGCGCTTCATGTTCCAGCCGCTGGCCGAAGGCGCGGTGGAGCGCGTGGCTCGCATCGCGCAGGCGCGCGGCAAGCGCTTCGGCTTCGGCGGCATCGCGCGTGTGGACGAAGGCCTGCTGCCGGGGCGCGACGTGCTCGGCGAGCACCTGCGCCTGGGCTCCGGCGCCGTGATCCTCTCGCGCACCTTCCACGGTGGCAACGCGGAAGCGGTGTTCGAAGACGAAGTGGCCGCGCTGCGCAGCGCCGAGGCGCAGCTGGCGCTCCGCAGCCCGCAGCAGGTGCAGGCGGACGCCGAACGCGTCCGCGCCACCATCGCGCGCATCGCCACCGAGCTCGCCGCGCGCGCATGA
- a CDS encoding lipid II flippase MurJ produces MFLKAGLLSLCLLLASRLLGLLRETTQAAAFGATGLGDVAVLMLTLPDWLVGVFASGGLAYVLLPAWATLNKGQIAASQRRAGHGLVLAGCVAATSLAAANRLAVDWLAGGLPNELLSPAARALLWSAGAVPFALLAALWASRLQFERDFLGLYAANLVVNVVLIATLYLVARHVSGAPLVAVDRLGWGLMAAMLARLVWLSWRNRRFSRSIPQEEGADLPPTPIWFWAIAAAGLPLALPFAARSLASDQGPGALATFNYGWKLAELPLMLAIQLVATLALGPIASALARASSREQAASVIRRGFALSWVLACACAAGLVVAAPALARLLFGWGRMQPEALQDVATWGRIAAWGLLPQALTAIALTILAAQKRMRAAVFAYGFALALLLAYGPHEGGLLMAWLNVLFTGICLVTLGAVGGGLRLWLPWRALVVGGVCLLAVYILFQILGVPEQLPWQLVAGVVAGVAVLAVSYALSPDLRASLRR; encoded by the coding sequence ATGTTCCTCAAGGCCGGCCTTCTCTCCCTCTGCCTGCTGCTGGCGAGCCGCCTGCTGGGCCTGCTGCGCGAGACGACGCAGGCCGCGGCTTTCGGCGCCACGGGCCTGGGCGACGTCGCCGTCCTGATGCTGACCCTGCCGGACTGGCTGGTGGGCGTGTTCGCCAGCGGCGGCCTGGCCTACGTGCTGTTGCCGGCCTGGGCGACCCTGAACAAGGGCCAGATCGCCGCCAGCCAGCGCCGCGCCGGCCACGGCCTGGTGCTGGCGGGCTGCGTGGCGGCCACGTCCCTGGCGGCTGCCAACCGCCTGGCGGTCGACTGGCTGGCCGGCGGCCTGCCCAACGAGCTGCTGTCGCCCGCGGCGCGGGCCTTGCTGTGGAGCGCCGGCGCCGTGCCCTTCGCGCTGCTGGCGGCGCTGTGGGCGTCGCGGCTGCAGTTCGAACGCGACTTCCTCGGGCTTTATGCCGCCAACCTGGTGGTCAACGTCGTCCTGATCGCCACGCTGTACCTGGTCGCGCGCCATGTGAGCGGCGCGCCCCTGGTGGCGGTCGACCGGCTGGGTTGGGGCCTGATGGCCGCCATGCTGGCGCGGCTGGTATGGCTGTCCTGGCGCAACCGACGTTTCTCGCGCTCGATCCCGCAGGAGGAGGGCGCCGACCTGCCGCCTACGCCGATCTGGTTCTGGGCCATCGCCGCTGCCGGCCTGCCGCTGGCGCTGCCCTTCGCCGCCCGTTCGCTGGCCTCGGACCAGGGGCCAGGCGCGCTGGCCACGTTCAACTACGGCTGGAAGCTCGCGGAGCTGCCCCTGATGCTGGCGATCCAGCTGGTCGCCACGCTGGCTCTGGGCCCGATTGCGTCGGCGCTGGCGCGCGCGTCCTCGCGCGAACAGGCGGCCAGCGTCATCCGGCGCGGCTTCGCGCTGTCCTGGGTGCTCGCCTGCGCCTGCGCGGCGGGGCTCGTGGTGGCGGCGCCGGCCCTGGCCCGGCTGCTGTTCGGCTGGGGCCGCATGCAGCCCGAGGCCTTGCAGGACGTGGCGACCTGGGGCCGCATCGCCGCCTGGGGCCTGCTGCCGCAAGCCTTGACCGCGATCGCGCTGACCATCCTGGCCGCGCAGAAGCGCATGCGGGCCGCCGTCTTCGCCTATGGCTTCGCGCTGGCCCTGCTGCTGGCCTACGGGCCGCACGAAGGCGGCCTGCTCATGGCCTGGCTCAACGTGCTGTTCACCGGCATCTGCCTCGTCACGCTGGGCGCCGTCGGTGGCGGCCTGCGGCTGTGGCTGCCCTGGCGCGCGCTGGTCGTCGGCGGCGTATGCCTGCTGGCGGTCTACATCCTGTTCCAGATCCTTGGCGTGCCGGAGCAACTGCCCTGGCAACTCGTTGCCGGTGTCGTTGCCGGCGTCGCGGTGCTGGCCGTCAGCTACGCCCTGAGCCCGGACCTGCGCGCATCCCTGCGGCGATAA